ttctcaaaaatcgaagagagggtaaaggaacagtaccactgctggataattggaaagtccctgtgtgtcaacctttgtgcttcgtggcaaggtagactagcaaacatgcccaacctttactcacattcgagaaaacactcccaacaagattgcttgctccaaaatcgaagaggcaccgccctccgaatctcgagagccagactcccaacatgattactttctaaaaaatcgaagagagggtaaaggaatagtaccactgctggataattggaaagtccctgtgtgtcaacctctgcttcgtggcaagatagactagcaaacacgcccaacctttactcacattcgagaaaacacccacaacaagattgcttgctccaaaatcgaagaggcaccgccttccgaatctcgagagccagactcccaacatgattactttctcaaaaatcgaagagacaccgctctccgaatctcgagagccagacccccagcaggattgctttctcaaaaatcgaagaggcatcgttctccgaatctcgagagccagatccccgacaggattgcttgttcaaaaatcgaagaggcaccactttcccaacttcaagagctggatctccttggataaagcttgtctgtaatcttcacacgcaacatcagctttccagataccacagaccactttttcaaagtgctctgacagagttaaaacatgtgaagctggcagctcccactaccgtgctataactaagcagggtaaaggaataacattattacttgatgttagggagactcctatatatgtcgaccttcatccctaacggacaggcagacctgcaaaaatgctcaaccctttctcttatctgagagggcactcccaacgaagcctttcgaaatattcagctttctttccccccgataatacctctgtaaacaagctatactagagcaagaatatctcatatcatcagggttaaaagcaagagtatctcatatcatgcttttttcctgtcttttcctttggccttgttcttacctgcaagacaaggagaaagagagcaatcagtcagcacttggaatcaagcttccagccaggaactgactgcgtggaaccccttacctgattacttacctggcattgctctcgagtactcatcttcaacatcttatgcttccagggaagataccgcatctgcctgaggaacagatagggcaagtgagaaggatacaaggaagcatgtggagacaagcgtaacagcacacgtgccgatacatccactactctgtcaaaagcaaaagtatctcatatcagcagggtcgaacgtactctagatttgatggacttgttttgactctcaaattcttcagtcggccttatactctggaggaaaccagaaaaccctccagcccagttcaagaataagcctgtggaaagttacttcttcaaaagcaaaagtatcccatatcatctctcctcatttttcttctctttatccttcatgctgcctgcaagatagggagaatgtgaacaatcagccggagctctgattgcttaccttgtctgtcatctctttcagcagatcccctagctcggcgacttgggggactcctactacatggtttgtatcgcgcttgaccaagcatgaaactacaagtaagcttcaagtgaaattgatacattaccttgtgcatctccaccagttacagataccacccctggatggaggaagagtacttccagagaagatgccacatctacctatgagacagataaggcaagtcaagacgataccacactccggtacttagaagtttcgtggctacgagatcattctcccacaatatttcctaatgtcatttgtactaaatcattcacttgtactcactaaaggagagcttgaacctatgtacttgtgtaaacccttcacaattaatgagaactcctctattccgtggacgtagccaatctgggtgaaccacgtacatcttgtgtttgcttttgtgtaaacACTTCACAAtgaatgagaactcctctattccgtggacgtagccaatctgggtgaaccacgtacatcttgtgtttgctttcctatctctatccatttatatacttatacacactaatgaccggagaaatctagcgaagatcacaaaaagtgaccgttttcgctacctaggatctatcttgcaagagatcggagaattagatggagatctcaaccatagaatacaagctggatggatgaaagagtgcatccggcgtgttgtgtgaccatcgtaggccactgaagctcaagggaaaattttataggacggcaataaggccagcgatgttgtatggcacataatgttgggcggtgaagcatcaacgtacacaacatgggtgtagcggagatgaggatgctttgtgggatgtataggcacacgagaaaggataagattgggaatgaggttatccgaggtaaagtaggagtagccaaaattgaaggaaatatgagagcaaatcggttccggtggtttggacatgtgcaaagaaggcctactgacgctccggttagaaaatgtgactacgggacagatgttcagggccgaaggggtagaggaagacctaggaaaactttggaagagaccctaagaaaagacttgagtacttggatctaacggaggacatgacacaaaaccgagcgcaatggcgttctaggattcatatagccgaccccacttagtgggaaaaggctttgttgttgttgttgttgttgttgttgaccaAGCAACATCACCTGAAATTAAAGCACAAGGGAGTTAGTTAAATTCGATACACAACAACTAGCTAGCTCTCAATTTAGTTGTATCCTCTATTCAACGTTGGATGAGGTCTCATGCTCTAATTCCCTCATCCATTGACAATAAAACAAGATACATGAACAGACTAGCTAGAAAATAACTTGTTCATTTAGCCCAAAATGTAACATAAGTCgagcaaagaaaacaaaaggctCAATTAATGGAAATTAATTCATAACCTCATAATTAACCTTTTATGCTTACTTTGTCATGCTGAGAGAAATAGTTGTTTGTGATGGTGACGGCAGTGGAAGCATGGGTGACATCAAGGAGGCCATCTGCGCTACGAGCTAGGAAGCAATGGTCTATCCAAACATGCGAAGAAGCAAAGACAGCAATAGCATCTCCGTCGCACCCTCGACGCTTCCCAATATGTGTAGGAGTGCTCCTAACATTCCCACCCTTCCCAGGCTTACAATCATGAATGCTTATTCCATGTATAATAACGTGGCTAACGCCCTGCACCGTTATGCATGGTCCGTACGCAATTTCAACTTTAGCACCTCTACCATCTATGGTCTTGAAACTATTCATAATGAGCTCATTTTTTAGCGTGATCACCATGTCCTTGGCAAAAACGATCCATAATGGCTGCGTTTGGATCACCCCGTAACGGAGTGAGCCGGGTTTAGGGTTTACTGAGTCATCATTTGAGGTTGTGACTACATAAGTACGCCCGTATTTTCCTCCCAATGCGTCTTTGCCATAGCCTACTGCGCAGTCGGCCAAGGCTCGGCGGTTGGTGGCCCAATTGGATTTGGTGCGCCAACACGAGTCTACCACGTTCATGATGTTTTTGAGAGTGATATTGGGGGTGGTGTAGTAGTCTGGGGAATAGGCTTGAAATGTTGGAGCAATATAAGTTAAAAaacataagagaaataatacgaGAGGGGCTAGGGAGGCCATGGCTTAATTATGAGTTGATTAAGAAAACGAACAGAATTAGGAGGATATATAGGGAGAATTGGATACGGTGATGACTAATGAGAAGATTGTGCACACGATTAAAATAGGGAGtgcttttgtttatgttttggtATGTAAGAGTTTTGGGTCTATACAAGACGTGGTTGCACGAACTAAGGCTGGTGGACTTTCTTTTGTAATGTATACCGTCCTGCTTATGTTATGTAAAGAAATAAAATTCTTAGCCAAGAATATATGTTTCAGTGAATGGTGAGGGGCACGTAAAAATTTCGGACCTAATAGAATATGATATATTTACATGAAGAAAATGGGGGATTTGAGTTAAATTATACGATGggttaataataatatttttgtatCAGATTTTTCATGTACAAAAGTCAGAAGGCTTCTCACATATAAGTGAGAGAACTATCATTAAaccataatattaattattaaatcaGAGAGGCCTATTAAAATTAAGGAAATATAATAATCTCTTAAACTGTCaaggaaaataaaatttgagagTATTATTTTAAGAGTTGGATACATAGACTGGATATTGTAGGGGATATATATACTGCATTCAAGAAAAGACTAATTGAACCTAACTAATTAGCATTTGGAATAGGCtacgttggagattttttttgATAATTAATAGTGTGGTTTATTATTCTACATGTTTTAATAAGGGTGAATGATATGTGGTATAAATTAAATGGCAAAATTGATTAAAGATCTAGTCAAATAGCACAAATAAgggcaacaaaaataaaatttgcaaatttgtaCTAAAAATCCATGACTTGTTTCAAAGAGAATAAATACGTGCATCAAACTCACAAAAGTAGCATGACTTGGTTCCGAAATTTCCCATAGTTTACAATTTTTGATTTAGGGGTTTAAGTTTTAGAGACGCTTTAGGTATTTTTTAGGGATAATTAGACATAACTCCAAAAATTTAGTCAGcccgacaaaaaaaaaatagtcagCTATTAGTTTTAATCCAAGACATCATGCTTAATGATTTTAGGTCCGTTGACTTTATTTCATAATTTTAGTCCATGACATCATGCTTGTTGAGTTGGGTCCATTGACCTTTTATTTAAAGTAAACAAAATAATGAGTC
This genomic interval from Malus domestica chromosome 05, GDT2T_hap1 contains the following:
- the LOC103408803 gene encoding putative pectate lyase 2; this translates as MASLAPLVLFLLCFLTYIAPTFQAYSPDYYTTPNITLKNIMNVVDSCWRTKSNWATNRRALADCAVGYGKDALGGKYGRTYVVTTSNDDSVNPKPGSLRYGVIQTQPLWIVFAKDMVITLKNELIMNSFKTIDGRGAKVEIAYGPCITVQGVSHVIIHGISIHDCKPGKGGNVRSTPTHIGKRRGCDGDAIAVFASSHVWIDHCFLARSADGLLDVTHASTAVTITNNYFSQHDKVMLLERHCVLSCVMSSVRSKYSKAGLVERMPRVRFGYAHLANNRYDEWKMYAVGGSANPTIFSEGNYFIAPETSYAKQVTKKEAGGSWNNWKWRSSGDVFKNGAFFVQSGYGNCYPLYSRKQSFKVFPGAMVPALTSNAGPLRCFVGKVC